One window of Aerococcus tenax genomic DNA carries:
- the larC2 gene encoding nickel pincer cofactor biosynthesis protein LarC2, whose product MIECQVDDMTGEALGYLLRLLESQKEVLDVFYSPVKMKKDRPGVLITVLTSAKDKESVAKILLKESSSFGVRYYDTERLILAREFTQVALMGGGLQLKIGYLDGKIIKVTPEYDDLVNLARDNHLALSQVYQKALAVIEEKFGSQIE is encoded by the coding sequence GTGATTGAGTGCCAAGTTGATGATATGACGGGAGAAGCCTTGGGCTATTTGTTGCGCCTACTGGAGAGCCAGAAAGAAGTTCTTGATGTTTTCTATAGTCCCGTAAAGATGAAAAAAGACCGTCCAGGCGTTCTCATTACGGTCTTAACCTCAGCCAAAGATAAGGAAAGCGTTGCTAAAATTTTATTAAAAGAAAGTTCTTCTTTTGGGGTTCGTTACTATGATACCGAACGCTTGATTTTAGCGAGAGAATTTACCCAAGTGGCCTTAATGGGCGGTGGGCTTCAACTTAAAATTGGTTACCTAGATGGAAAGATTATTAAAGTCACTCCAGAATACGACGACTTGGTGAACTTGGCTAGAGATAATCACTTAGCCCTTAGTCAAGTCTATCAAAAGGCCTTGGCGGTTATTGAAGAAAAGTTCGGTTCGCAAATAGAATAA
- the larE gene encoding ATP-dependent sacrificial sulfur transferase LarE, whose amino-acid sequence MEQKKLQQLKSLLKEMGQVCVAFSGGVDSTLLLYLARKLLGKENTLAIIIQSDLVSEADDQEALALAQAMDVESQLIPVNELEDPRIQKNDDNIWYYSKLLFYQAVQEAAMAQNKDYVLVDGMIVDDLNDYRPGLKARKEFDIKSPLILCDFTKEDVRQLAKKEGISNWNRSSGCSVISRFPTGTSLNQDNVQQILASEAYMRQKGFDPVRVRYYNELAKLELSPDQFDQFFREKDEILVQFKDYGFKHLALDVEGYIYGKLNR is encoded by the coding sequence ATGGAGCAAAAGAAATTGCAGCAATTGAAAAGTCTCTTAAAAGAAATGGGCCAAGTCTGCGTTGCTTTCTCTGGGGGAGTGGATTCAACTCTTCTCTTATATCTTGCTAGAAAATTACTAGGTAAGGAGAACACCTTGGCCATCATTATTCAGTCTGATTTAGTGAGTGAGGCGGATGACCAGGAAGCGCTAGCTCTTGCTCAGGCTATGGATGTCGAAAGTCAGCTTATCCCTGTCAATGAGTTAGAAGATCCTCGTATTCAAAAGAACGATGACAATATTTGGTATTACAGCAAATTGTTGTTTTACCAAGCCGTTCAAGAGGCTGCTATGGCTCAAAATAAAGACTATGTCTTAGTGGACGGGATGATTGTAGATGATTTAAACGATTATCGTCCAGGGTTAAAGGCTCGAAAGGAGTTTGATATCAAAAGCCCCTTAATCCTGTGTGATTTTACTAAAGAAGATGTCCGTCAACTGGCTAAAAAAGAAGGCATTTCGAATTGGAATCGGTCAAGTGGCTGTAGTGTAATTTCACGCTTTCCTACCGGAACATCACTTAACCAGGACAATGTCCAGCAAATTCTAGCTAGTGAAGCTTATATGCGCCAAAAGGGTTTTGATCCCGTTCGGGTTCGCTACTACAATGAATTGGCTAAGCTAGAGCTCTCTCCTGACCAGTTCGACCAATTCTTCCGAGAAAAGGATGAGATTTTAGTCCAATTTAAGGATTATGGCTTTAAACACCTGGCCCTAGATGTTGAAGGCTATATTTATGGAAAACTCAATCGTTAA
- the larB gene encoding nickel pincer cofactor biosynthesis protein LarB, translating to MFDNLGESKVDIDRDHLKGYPEIVYGLHKTADQIARVMQSLLDHDKPVLVTRVAKEKWEVIGADFPQADYQEAAQTITIGQCEKIPHGKMVILNAGTSDFPVSEEARVTAEWMGCQVTCIYDVGVAGIHRLLSYQEEIRQANVLVVVAGMEGALPSVVSGLVEAPVIAVPTSVGYGANLEGITTLLAMITSCSSGISVVNIDNGFGGAYQGALFLKQISQFVKERD from the coding sequence ATGTTTGATAATTTAGGTGAAAGTAAGGTGGATATTGATCGCGATCATTTAAAGGGTTACCCAGAGATTGTCTATGGTTTGCATAAAACTGCAGACCAAATCGCCCGGGTGATGCAGTCTTTACTTGACCACGATAAACCGGTCTTGGTGACCCGGGTAGCTAAAGAGAAATGGGAGGTTATTGGGGCAGATTTTCCCCAAGCTGACTATCAAGAAGCTGCGCAAACGATTACCATTGGCCAGTGTGAGAAAATTCCTCATGGCAAGATGGTAATCCTAAATGCAGGAACCTCTGACTTTCCCGTATCAGAGGAAGCCCGGGTGACAGCAGAATGGATGGGATGCCAAGTGACCTGCATTTATGATGTTGGTGTGGCCGGTATCCATCGCTTATTATCTTACCAAGAAGAAATTCGCCAAGCCAACGTGCTCGTTGTTGTTGCTGGGATGGAAGGCGCTTTACCTAGTGTAGTTTCTGGCCTAGTAGAGGCGCCCGTGATTGCTGTACCAACCTCGGTAGGTTACGGGGCTAACTTAGAAGGTATTACGACGCTCTTAGCCATGATTACTTCTTGTTCTTCCGGGATAAGTGTTGTGAATATCGATAATGGCTTCGGTGGAGCCTACCAAGGAGCCTTATTCTTAAAGCAGATCAGCCAATTTGTTAAGGAGAGAGATTAA
- a CDS encoding DMT family transporter codes for MKEENQTANQPAPQKKKKNKKLGNLLLLVVAFLWGSSLTVVKGAQDYVNPNMILAIRFSVAALVLAIIFWKKIRDMTKDDLKSGVSIGVFLFIAYSIQTVGVGYTDPGRSAFLSASYCVLVPFISWIVLKNRPDKFNMIAAAFCIVGIYFVSMAGGAENSVLGQGREAILGDALALLSGLFFASHIVAVTKFSKGKDPYLMTILQFITAAVLSGLTTLFFEDNSNLVIGQRTFLELAYLAIMCTAVALLFQNVGQKYTDETSAALILSLESVFGILIPVALGVETLTVYKTIGFVMIFVAILISETKLSFLFSDSKEE; via the coding sequence ATGAAAGAAGAAAATCAAACTGCTAATCAGCCAGCTCCCCAGAAGAAGAAAAAGAATAAAAAACTCGGTAATCTACTTTTACTGGTTGTTGCCTTTTTATGGGGATCATCACTTACCGTAGTTAAGGGCGCACAGGATTACGTTAATCCAAATATGATTTTAGCGATTCGCTTTTCAGTAGCGGCTTTGGTCTTAGCGATAATCTTTTGGAAAAAAATTCGTGATATGACTAAAGATGATTTAAAAAGTGGGGTAAGTATTGGGGTCTTTCTCTTTATTGCTTATTCTATCCAGACAGTTGGGGTAGGATATACAGATCCCGGTAGATCAGCTTTTCTGTCTGCTTCCTATTGTGTTTTAGTCCCCTTTATTTCCTGGATTGTTTTAAAAAATCGGCCTGATAAATTTAACATGATTGCTGCAGCATTCTGTATTGTAGGAATTTATTTTGTATCAATGGCTGGAGGTGCTGAAAATTCAGTGCTGGGTCAAGGACGAGAAGCAATCTTAGGGGATGCTTTGGCCTTACTGAGCGGTCTGTTTTTTGCCTCTCACATTGTAGCGGTTACGAAATTTTCTAAGGGCAAGGATCCTTATTTGATGACTATTCTGCAGTTCATTACTGCAGCAGTCTTATCTGGCTTAACGACCTTGTTCTTTGAAGATAACTCTAATCTGGTGATTGGACAGAGAACTTTCTTAGAGTTGGCTTACTTGGCGATCATGTGTACAGCAGTTGCCCTCCTATTTCAAAATGTTGGGCAAAAATATACTGATGAAACCAGTGCAGCTTTAATTCTTTCTCTAGAATCAGTCTTTGGTATTTTAATTCCAGTGGCTTTAGGGGTTGAGACCCTAACCGTATACAAGACTATCGGTTTCGTAATGATATTTGTTGCGATCTTAATTTCAGAAACTAAACTGAGCTTCTTATTTTCTGATTCAAAAGAAGAATAA
- a CDS encoding helix-turn-helix transcriptional regulator, whose protein sequence is MQGPINIQEPSPNNIDDNFIASLDIESDSSPTKALIHKEARFLFILSGKGKIKIQNEVHIMKKGKIISLLPWQISEIIEVDEKVTYYLLIYRFELIEFILKEQLSYANEGQDIVDLLYQQHSIQVDKDDSQVFQRAIHSLRDEIGLRTASINRHTKPLSSMWIVIQLAEIIISYLRQISNNKTQSICSEEIFRYMYLHSSEDISLNKLSEIFFLSKSTISKYIKKLTGLGFYSLLDEMRLSKAQYLLLHTDLSLTQIADTLNFSDKSRLSKLFSQHHGINSSHFKATYKKGDKQIPSRLSPRDLKLINYLYENYAEDITIDQLSKIFDSNPKDINSMLNYFVEDNFSNFLNQLRVNKACDLLIKTDLSIIDIAYQVGFNSSKTLTRNFKKILQISPSAFRKLNPKEQIRY, encoded by the coding sequence ATGCAAGGTCCTATTAATATCCAAGAACCTTCTCCCAATAATATTGATGATAACTTTATTGCATCATTAGATATTGAAAGCGACAGTTCTCCGACAAAGGCATTAATCCACAAAGAAGCCCGTTTCTTATTTATCTTATCCGGTAAAGGAAAAATAAAAATCCAAAATGAAGTTCATATAATGAAAAAAGGCAAGATTATTTCACTTCTACCTTGGCAAATTTCAGAAATTATCGAGGTCGATGAAAAAGTCACTTATTATCTATTAATTTATCGATTTGAACTCATTGAATTTATCTTAAAGGAACAGTTAAGCTATGCAAATGAAGGTCAAGATATCGTTGACTTACTTTATCAACAACATTCAATCCAAGTCGATAAAGATGACAGTCAGGTCTTCCAAAGGGCGATCCATTCCTTAAGAGATGAGATCGGCTTACGCACTGCCTCAATCAATCGGCACACAAAGCCCCTATCTTCAATGTGGATTGTCATCCAATTAGCAGAAATTATCATTTCTTACCTACGACAAATTTCTAACAATAAGACCCAAAGTATTTGTAGCGAAGAAATTTTCCGCTATATGTACCTACACTCTTCTGAAGATATCTCTTTAAATAAGCTCTCAGAAATTTTCTTTCTATCAAAATCGACAATTTCAAAGTATATCAAGAAATTAACTGGTCTAGGCTTCTATAGCCTGCTCGATGAAATGCGTTTATCTAAAGCCCAGTACTTATTACTCCATACCGATCTCAGCTTGACCCAAATTGCTGATACTTTAAACTTTAGTGATAAGTCCCGGCTATCCAAACTATTTAGCCAACACCACGGCATAAATAGTAGCCATTTCAAAGCCACCTATAAAAAAGGAGACAAACAAATACCTAGCCGCCTAAGCCCGCGAGACCTTAAATTAATCAATTACCTGTATGAAAACTATGCCGAAGACATTACCATTGATCAACTGTCGAAGATATTTGATAGTAATCCTAAAGATATTAATTCTATGCTTAATTATTTTGTTGAAGATAATTTTTCAAATTTCTTGAATCAATTACGCGTCAATAAAGCTTGTGACTTACTTATTAAAACTGACCTAAGCATTATTGATATCGCCTATCAAGTCGGTTTTAATTCCAGCAAGACACTGACCCGAAATTTTAAAAAGATTTTACAAATATCCCCCAGTGCATTTCGTAAGTTAAATCCTAAAGAACAAATCCGTTATTGA
- the argF gene encoding ornithine carbamoyltransferase, whose product MAKNFRGKSYLKLIDFTSRDIRHLLDLSKNFKDMKRAGVPHKYLTGKNIVLLFEKTSTRTRCAFEVAGYDLGMGVTFLDANSSQMGHKESIADTARVLGRMYDGIEYRGFSQDVVEELAEYAGVPVWNGLTDEWHPTQMLADMLTVEEHYGHLKGLKFVYMGDARNNMANSLMVVCAKLGVNFVACSPKELAPDPKLVEMCEEIAKENFSTVTVTDNVEEGTKDADVLYTDVWVSMGEPDEVWEERISLLKDYQVNKKAMENAKPTAIFLHCLPAFHDEKTTVGQEIAKKFGLTEMEVSDEVFESEQSYVFEQAENRMHTIKAIVYATLS is encoded by the coding sequence ATGGCAAAAAACTTTCGTGGTAAAAGTTATCTAAAATTAATTGATTTCACCAGTCGTGATATTCGTCACTTATTAGATCTTTCAAAGAACTTTAAAGACATGAAGCGAGCTGGCGTTCCTCACAAATACCTAACAGGTAAAAATATTGTTCTCTTGTTTGAAAAAACATCGACACGGACTCGTTGTGCTTTTGAAGTTGCTGGTTATGACCTTGGTATGGGCGTGACTTTCTTAGATGCTAATAGTTCTCAAATGGGACATAAGGAATCCATCGCTGATACCGCCCGTGTGCTTGGCCGTATGTATGATGGGATTGAATACCGTGGCTTTAGCCAAGACGTTGTTGAAGAATTAGCTGAATATGCAGGTGTTCCAGTATGGAATGGATTAACTGATGAATGGCATCCAACCCAAATGTTAGCTGACATGTTAACTGTTGAAGAACATTACGGCCACTTAAAAGGTCTAAAATTTGTATATATGGGCGACGCTCGCAACAATATGGCAAATTCCTTAATGGTTGTCTGTGCTAAATTGGGGGTAAACTTCGTTGCTTGCTCTCCTAAAGAACTCGCTCCAGATCCTAAGTTAGTGGAAATGTGTGAAGAAATTGCTAAAGAAAACTTCTCAACTGTTACTGTGACTGACAATGTTGAAGAAGGGACTAAAGATGCTGATGTTCTCTACACTGACGTATGGGTTTCAATGGGTGAACCAGACGAAGTTTGGGAAGAGAGAATTTCTTTACTAAAAGACTATCAAGTAAATAAAAAAGCCATGGAAAATGCAAAACCAACTGCTATTTTCTTACACTGCTTACCAGCCTTCCACGATGAAAAGACAACAGTAGGCCAAGAAATTGCTAAGAAATTTGGCTTAACTGAAATGGAAGTTAGCGACGAAGTCTTTGAATCTGAACAATCCTATGTCTTTGAACAAGCTGAAAATAGAATGCATACAATTAAAGCTATTGTTTATGCAACATTATCATAA
- a CDS encoding alanine/glycine:cation symporter family protein, which produces MNFIEMITQFTNWVWNWPILIVLITGGLILGYQTRFIQIRHFGYAMKQTFGKMFDSDVGGEGSVSPFQAASAALASSIGAANIVVAPAIIFTAGPGAIVWMWVAGIIGQATKFSEIVLGIKYREVNEEGDYVGGAAYTFKNGIKGNLGKIMGFLVAFFFMLEILPSITVQTISATAPLEQLGLSRPISAAAITVLVVLVVYGGIQRIGQITEKLVPFMAGLYVICGLVVIFMNIQNLPDAVSAIFSSAFNPQAAITGGAWGAFLEMFKAGAARGSYSNEAGMGSAAYAHATAVTDHPVRQGLWGIFEVVSTTLMVCTISVLVVMLSGNYKNPALKDIAVERAFNNAFGSIGTVIIAISLFMFVISTVIVIVFYAERLGEYLFGLHFGKLMRFLACFMVLLGGFVTFEGAGVFLDFTLGLVVFVNMIGMIMLSGEVRELTDDFFTNPKYFPGAKKDK; this is translated from the coding sequence ATGAATTTTATTGAAATGATTACTCAATTTACCAATTGGGTTTGGAACTGGCCTATATTAATTGTACTAATTACTGGGGGATTAATACTTGGTTACCAAACTCGCTTTATTCAAATTCGACACTTTGGTTATGCGATGAAGCAAACATTTGGAAAAATGTTTGACTCGGATGTAGGTGGTGAAGGTTCAGTAAGTCCCTTCCAAGCAGCATCGGCAGCCTTAGCATCTTCAATCGGAGCGGCTAACATTGTGGTTGCGCCGGCGATTATATTTACTGCTGGACCTGGTGCAATTGTTTGGATGTGGGTAGCAGGTATTATTGGTCAAGCCACTAAGTTTTCAGAAATTGTTCTGGGGATTAAATATCGGGAAGTTAATGAAGAAGGAGATTACGTCGGTGGTGCAGCCTATACCTTTAAAAATGGTATTAAAGGGAACCTTGGTAAAATCATGGGCTTTTTGGTTGCATTCTTCTTCATGCTAGAAATCTTACCTTCCATCACAGTTCAAACGATTTCCGCAACAGCACCGCTAGAACAATTAGGACTTTCTCGTCCTATATCTGCTGCTGCGATAACTGTTTTAGTCGTTCTTGTAGTTTATGGTGGTATTCAACGGATCGGACAAATTACTGAGAAATTAGTTCCTTTTATGGCTGGTTTATACGTGATTTGTGGTCTGGTTGTTATTTTTATGAATATTCAGAATTTACCTGATGCTGTTTCTGCCATCTTTTCAAGTGCCTTTAATCCACAGGCTGCGATTACAGGTGGCGCATGGGGAGCCTTTTTAGAAATGTTTAAAGCGGGTGCTGCACGCGGTTCCTATTCTAATGAAGCTGGTATGGGTTCAGCTGCTTATGCACATGCTACCGCCGTTACTGACCACCCTGTACGTCAGGGACTGTGGGGGATCTTTGAAGTCGTTTCTACTACCTTAATGGTATGTACCATTTCTGTTTTAGTGGTGATGCTTTCAGGAAATTATAAGAATCCCGCTCTCAAAGATATTGCGGTCGAAAGAGCATTTAACAACGCTTTTGGTAGTATTGGTACAGTTATCATAGCTATTTCCTTATTTATGTTTGTTATTTCAACGGTTATCGTTATTGTCTTCTATGCAGAAAGATTAGGCGAATATCTATTTGGACTCCACTTTGGTAAATTAATGCGTTTCTTAGCTTGCTTTATGGTTCTACTAGGCGGTTTTGTAACTTTTGAAGGGGCTGGAGTATTCTTAGATTTCACCCTAGGTTTAGTAGTCTTTGTAAATATGATAGGGATGATTATGCTCAGTGGTGAAGTCAGAGAATTGACAGATGACTTCTTTACAAACCCTAAATATTTCCCTGGGGCCAAAAAAGATAAGTAA
- a CDS encoding ATP-dependent Clp protease ATP-binding subunit, producing MNTEKYSQEAMQVLKEAQNLAINKKHSEVTELHLLKAILDQDENSVIKLLTDQGIMLGPLKDQVDTAVDKLRSPKGVKNLYISRNYQRLLLISEQVSRAQFESRVSLDHLFLALMKDEDFASAKLLALFEITADFYEQAMAKRETDKFQEGISKADLKQLLKYGRNLTQEAIEGRLDPIIGRDQETRSVIRILSRRIKNNPVLIGEAGVGKTAIVEGLAQRIVQGRVPDKLKNRIIFALNITSLISGAKYRGDFEERLEEVLGIIKDSKGRIILFIDELHNIVGAGNSSGSMDTSNILKPMLARGEILTIGATTTDEYKLYIEKDLALDRRFQKVLIEEPSEAATLSILRGIQSKYESFHQVNIKDPALVEAVRLSKRYLPNRKLPDVAVDILDEASAMVRMYTDELPEKIQDLEAELNKMETEAARLKNESDQVSQYRFKELMEQVAEQEKLLDQELANYHKEKDRIQEITRLKGELETLNQQKMEAQYERDLDKMSAYLAEEKSTKADLEELEQSTPYYNVSADVGINEIREVVAQLAHMPKAEMESDPAAQIAKIESDLRENFVGADDLIDKIISLVTQSRSGLFNQAKPLLSLILAGESGTGKTYLARLIAQALFGGEEHLIALDMSEFRDASSNTKLIGSPPGYIGYESNNHLTEQIRTRPYSVVLLENIDYAHPDIFALIKQIVASGQIRDNKSRDVDFSNTVIIATLTLDGNADYQKQVSKRVNGQSLSDFDAVYYLQLFDKSEMEALIQLELDRLAKLLKDNQIKLIYQDELVRSLANYLVNDLDRHSANDLSQLMESEITTPIAQLRLNNQLPAFTNIELSQAKGGDRLVHIDYQQENGKQDN from the coding sequence ATGAACACAGAAAAGTATTCTCAGGAAGCCATGCAGGTGCTTAAAGAAGCACAAAACTTAGCCATAAATAAAAAGCACAGCGAAGTCACTGAACTTCATCTGCTCAAGGCGATTCTAGACCAAGACGAAAACTCGGTGATTAAATTATTGACCGACCAGGGGATCATGTTGGGGCCACTAAAAGACCAAGTGGATACCGCGGTGGATAAATTGCGGAGTCCTAAAGGGGTTAAAAATCTCTACATCAGCCGAAATTACCAGCGGCTACTCTTGATTAGTGAACAAGTATCGCGGGCTCAGTTTGAAAGCCGGGTATCTTTAGACCATCTTTTCTTAGCACTAATGAAAGACGAAGATTTTGCTTCTGCTAAATTATTAGCCCTCTTTGAGATCACTGCCGACTTCTATGAACAGGCTATGGCTAAAAGAGAGACTGATAAGTTTCAAGAAGGTATTTCTAAGGCAGACTTGAAACAATTACTCAAGTACGGACGTAATCTTACCCAAGAGGCTATTGAAGGCCGCCTTGACCCCATTATTGGCCGTGATCAGGAAACGCGTAGCGTAATCCGAATCCTGTCCCGGCGGATAAAAAACAACCCTGTTTTGATTGGAGAGGCGGGCGTAGGGAAGACTGCTATTGTTGAGGGCTTAGCTCAACGGATTGTTCAAGGCCGAGTGCCAGATAAGTTAAAGAATCGAATTATTTTTGCCTTAAATATTACCTCCCTAATTTCAGGAGCTAAATATCGGGGTGACTTTGAGGAACGCTTGGAAGAAGTCCTTGGTATCATCAAGGATTCTAAGGGACGCATCATTCTCTTTATTGATGAACTCCATAATATTGTTGGCGCTGGAAATAGTTCAGGATCCATGGATACCTCAAACATCCTTAAACCTATGCTAGCGCGTGGAGAGATTTTGACTATTGGTGCGACAACGACCGATGAGTATAAACTCTACATCGAAAAAGACCTGGCGCTAGACCGACGTTTTCAAAAGGTGCTCATTGAAGAACCTTCAGAAGCTGCCACCTTGTCCATTTTGCGAGGAATCCAGTCTAAGTATGAATCTTTCCACCAAGTCAATATTAAAGACCCTGCCTTAGTGGAAGCTGTCCGTTTGTCGAAACGTTACCTACCTAACCGCAAGTTACCAGATGTCGCTGTCGATATCTTGGATGAAGCTTCGGCCATGGTGAGAATGTATACGGATGAATTGCCTGAAAAGATTCAAGACCTTGAGGCTGAACTCAATAAAATGGAAACTGAAGCGGCTCGCTTAAAAAATGAAAGTGATCAGGTCAGCCAATACCGTTTCAAAGAATTAATGGAACAGGTAGCTGAGCAAGAAAAGCTACTCGACCAAGAATTAGCGAATTACCATAAAGAAAAAGACCGCATCCAAGAAATCACTCGCTTGAAGGGTGAGTTAGAAACCCTGAACCAACAAAAAATGGAAGCCCAATATGAGCGGGATTTAGATAAAATGAGTGCTTATTTAGCTGAAGAGAAAAGTACCAAGGCCGATTTAGAAGAACTTGAACAAAGTACTCCCTACTATAATGTATCGGCAGATGTTGGAATCAATGAAATTCGCGAAGTTGTTGCCCAGTTAGCCCATATGCCTAAAGCAGAAATGGAATCAGATCCTGCTGCTCAAATTGCTAAAATTGAAAGTGACCTGCGGGAAAATTTTGTTGGTGCAGATGATTTAATCGACAAAATCATTAGTCTGGTTACCCAGAGTCGGTCGGGCTTATTTAATCAAGCCAAGCCCTTGCTTTCTTTGATACTAGCAGGGGAGTCGGGGACCGGCAAAACCTATCTGGCAAGGTTAATTGCTCAGGCGCTATTTGGAGGTGAAGAACATCTTATCGCTTTAGACATGAGTGAATTTAGAGATGCCTCTTCCAATACCAAATTGATTGGATCACCACCAGGTTATATTGGTTATGAATCGAATAACCATTTAACTGAACAAATTCGAACCCGCCCCTATTCAGTTGTTTTGTTAGAAAATATTGACTATGCCCATCCGGATATCTTTGCTTTGATCAAGCAAATAGTTGCTAGTGGTCAAATTCGCGATAATAAAAGTCGGGATGTTGATTTCTCTAACACAGTGATTATTGCTACCCTGACTTTAGATGGGAATGCGGATTATCAAAAACAAGTAAGCAAGCGGGTGAATGGACAATCGCTAAGTGATTTTGATGCCGTTTACTACTTACAGCTATTTGATAAAAGTGAGATGGAAGCTCTTATTCAATTAGAGTTGGATCGCTTAGCCAAACTCCTAAAAGATAATCAGATTAAACTAATCTATCAAGATGAATTAGTCAGGAGCTTGGCGAATTATTTGGTGAATGACTTAGATCGTCATAGTGCCAATGATCTCTCCCAATTGATGGAGAGTGAAATCACTACGCCAATTGCCCAACTACGTCTTAATAATCAACTACCAGCATTTACCAACATAGAACTTAGTCAAGCAAAGGGTGGTGATCGGCTAGTTCACATTGACTACCAGCAGGAGAATGGCAAGCAAGATAATTAA
- a CDS encoding ornithine cyclodeaminase family domain, with product MAYKIPELKFPDFQEAKYQEMPSVTYEEAESDGVLPDSFYLTTHLPTFYKLGEEWILPKYNSLNCVAVVEDDDIVIREMRDVKAGDKIISGSTTDGSQGILVYKEGFPEDIYSQRSVSVETSFSQDYDKLFDIMEHEKNNGGHISWVLGPAVVFDHDTRNALVHLAENGYIHSLLGGNAMTTHDLEGGFLNTALGQNIYTQENAPMGHYNHLDLLNEVRTAGSIKNFNDAGNVKDGIIKALTEMDIPIVLSGSIRDDGPLPEVMGSTSQALTETKKILNEATLIICIATMLHSNSVASLASSYKVGDDGKVRPVYFYTIDITENVVNKVGAAREYMAYHPMVTNVQDFCVACEKALVTPAQGEMAKAVEDEEYETVEVENNEDAAKGELGNDI from the coding sequence ATGGCTTATAAGATACCAGAATTAAAATTTCCTGATTTCCAAGAAGCAAAATATCAAGAAATGCCAAGTGTGACTTACGAGGAAGCTGAAAGTGATGGCGTTTTACCTGATAGCTTTTATTTAACCACCCATTTACCAACCTTTTATAAGTTAGGGGAAGAATGGATTTTACCTAAATATAACTCATTAAACTGTGTGGCAGTAGTTGAAGATGATGATATTGTTATTCGGGAGATGCGTGATGTCAAAGCCGGTGACAAAATTATTTCTGGATCGACCACTGATGGGTCACAAGGCATCTTAGTTTATAAAGAAGGTTTTCCAGAAGACATTTATTCTCAACGGAGTGTTTCAGTAGAAACCTCATTCTCACAGGACTACGACAAGCTCTTTGACATTATGGAACATGAGAAGAATAATGGCGGTCATATTTCCTGGGTATTGGGGCCAGCAGTTGTTTTCGACCACGACACTCGGAACGCCTTAGTTCACTTAGCTGAAAATGGTTATATCCATAGTCTCTTAGGTGGGAACGCCATGACCACCCATGACCTGGAAGGTGGTTTCTTAAATACTGCTCTGGGGCAAAATATTTATACCCAAGAAAATGCACCAATGGGACACTACAACCACTTAGACCTCTTAAATGAAGTCCGGACAGCAGGATCGATTAAAAACTTTAATGATGCCGGTAACGTTAAGGACGGAATTATTAAAGCCCTAACCGAGATGGATATTCCAATTGTTCTGTCTGGTTCCATTCGTGATGATGGTCCACTACCAGAAGTGATGGGCTCAACCAGCCAGGCTCTGACTGAAACTAAGAAAATTTTAAATGAAGCAACTCTGATTATTTGTATTGCGACCATGTTACACTCGAATTCAGTAGCCTCCTTGGCTTCAAGCTACAAAGTGGGCGATGATGGTAAGGTTCGTCCCGTTTATTTCTATACCATTGATATCACTGAAAACGTAGTCAACAAGGTTGGGGCTGCCAGAGAATACATGGCTTACCACCCAATGGTGACTAACGTTCAAGACTTCTGTGTCGCTTGTGAAAAAGCTTTAGTAACACCTGCCCAAGGAGAAATGGCTAAGGCTGTTGAAGACGAGGAGTACGAAACTGTTGAAGTAGAAAACAATGAAGACGCAGCGAAGGGAGAGTTGGGAAATGACATTTAA